Proteins encoded by one window of Rutidosis leptorrhynchoides isolate AG116_Rl617_1_P2 chromosome 7, CSIRO_AGI_Rlap_v1, whole genome shotgun sequence:
- the LOC139860030 gene encoding uncharacterized protein, whose amino-acid sequence MWNSLATTIRNVAKETLGVAVGTSRGHKSSRESWWISDEVQTKVALKQLRFRELIRCRDGTRDDRTRAEERYKEANREAKKAIARAKDKAYEDLYRKLDSKEGANDIYRIAKARERRRRDIDITKFIKDEAGQTIVKEEEIRKRWEGYFSSLFVGEGLGRQEDPQDLGIGQFRNNNFCRRISQGEVRSAL is encoded by the coding sequence ATGTGGAATAGTTTGGCAACAACTATTAGAAATGTTGCCAAGGAAACATTAGGTGTGGCAGTAGGGACATCGAGAGGACATAAGTCTAGTAGAGAATCATGGTGGATTAGTGATGAGGTTCAAACCAAAGTTGCGCTTAAGCAActgaggtttagggagctcattagATGCCGGGACGGGACACGTGATGATAGAACTAGGGCAGAGGAGAGGTATAAAGAAGCCAATAGAGAAGCTAAGAAGGCCATTGCCCGTGCAAAAGATAAAGCATATGAAGATTTGTATAGAAAACTAGACTCTAAAGAAGGAGCAAATGATATTTACAGGATTGCAAAAGCGAGGGAGCGTAGGAGGAGGGATATAGATATCACCAAGTTTATCAAGGATGAAGCCGGTCAAACCATAGTGAAGGAAGAagaaattaggaaaagatgggaagggtaTTTCTCATCTCTTTTCGTGGGTGAAGGACTCGGGCGCCAAGAGGATCCACAGGACTTGGGAATAGGACAATTCCGGAACAACAACTTCTGTAGGAGAATCAGTCAGGGAGAAGTAAGATCGGCACTATGA